The Cinclus cinclus chromosome 38, bCinCin1.1, whole genome shotgun sequence nucleotide sequence GACTTGGGCTCCCCCCGGTCCCCACAGTTCCTGGGCATCCTCCTTCTCGCCTTCAGCTTTTGGATCCTCTTCGACCGGCAGAGCTTCGCCGCCGTGCTGGGTAAGGGACCCCCACAGTATGGGGTACCCCAAGACGTGTGGCACCCCGGGCTGAGAGGCTCCCTGATCCTCCCCACCGTGTCTCCCAGGGTCACCACTGGTCAGCCTGAGAGTCTGGTCTTATGGCTTCTCTGGGGTCGGCATCATCACGATGCTCCTGGGATTCCTGGGGTGCCTGGGGGCCCTCAAGGAGGTCAAGGTCATGCTGGGCCTGGTGAGCTGGGGAGCTGAGGGGGTCAGGAGGGGTCACGGACCTGGGAGGGGGCTGGGATAGCTGTGCTGCAACTTCCTGGGGTAACCGCGGGGCCACGTGGTGCCACCACATCCTGTGCctggggaacagcagcagggagcGGGGAGACCCCTCtgagctgtccccagtgccggggaggggctggggaggaggtcTGGCTGACCCCCACCTTCCGTGTTTATCCCAAAAGTATTTTgggctccttctgctgctcttcGCTGCCCAGATAGCGGTGTCCATCATTGTCTACACGCAGCGTGCCACTGTGAGTGCAGGGGTGAACCTGGGGCTGAGGGGGAGACCCCGGGGTCGGAGGGGACCCTGGGGTCATGGGGCAATGCTGTGCTgatccccctccccagctggcTACGAAGGTGGCCACCTACGCAGCGGAGCTGATCCGGGGGTACCCAGCCCAGGGACCACCTGGGGACCCCCACGAGAGCTGGGATGCTGTCCAGCAGCAGGTGAGACCTACCCCAAAAGAACCCCAGAGCTACTCCACGGCCACCACACTGACACCCCTGCCCCAcccacagctcagctgctgtggctggaaAAGGCCTCAGGACTGGGACTACCACGATGACACCACCACAGACTGGGACAGGAACAGGGCCATTGCTTGCTCCTGCCTCAGGGCACCCAACAGCACCCAAAAGAACCCATGGATGCTCCCTCACGGCCGCTGTCCCATGGCTGCCCCCGAGGACATCTTCCCTAGGGTGAGGCACGGGGGAATCAGGaggtcctggagctctgtgagAGGCTCCAAAGTGACCCCCAGTTGTCACCCCAGGGCTGCAAGGAGAGCGTCCAGACCTGGCTGGCTGGAAACCTGGTCACCATCGTGGGGGTTTGCATAGGCATCGGCCTGGGAGAGGTAGGGGGGatgccctggggctggggggctgagctgggggtcctgggggtggTCGGAGGGCTGTGGGACCATAGGTTGGGTGGGCTGGGCAGCAGCCCGGGGGCCCAGGGACAGTTCAGCGGATGGTCCGTGGGGAGCCAGGGGGGTTGGTGGTGATTCAGGGTGGCCAGAAGGGTCCATGAGGGGTGTTCAGAGTGGTCGGGAAGAGGGTCAGGGATCCGAGGAGGTCTGGGAAGGCTGATCCTGCTCTCCACTCCTAGCTCTCCCTACTGATGCTGTCGATGTTCCTGGTCCGGAACCTGGACTCCAACTACGAGAAGCTGCTGCGGGGACTCTGAGGGGGCCAGGGTGGTGTGGGGGGAAGCGCGGAGGGCTTTGTCCTTCAATAAAAGCCATTGGGAAGCAGCGGAATCGAGAAGGGACCGGGACAGCGCGGCCCGCGTGGAGCGGCGTGCGCCACGcccccttccctgccccttcGCGTGGCCACGCCCCCTCTCCGCTGGGC carries:
- the CD37 gene encoding leukocyte antigen CD37 isoform X2, which translates into the protein MSPKSCLGCTKCFLFLLNLFFFFLGILLLAFSFWILFDRQSFAAVLGSPLVSLRVWSYGFSGVGIITMLLGFLGCLGALKEVKVMLGLYFGLLLLLFAAQIAVSIIVYTQRATLATKVATYAAELIRGYPAQGPPGDPHESWDAVQQQLSCCGWKRPQDWDYHDDTTTDWDRNRAIACSCLRAPNSTQKNPWMLPHGRCPMAAPEDIFPRGCKESVQTWLAGNLVTIVGVCIGIGLGELSLLMLSMFLVRNLDSNYEKLLRGL
- the CD37 gene encoding leukocyte antigen CD37 isoform X1 — its product is MSPKSCLGCTKCFLFLLNLFFFFLGILLLAFSFWILFDRQSFAAVLGSPLVSLRVWSYGFSGVGIITMLLGFLGCLGALKEVKVMLGLYFGLLLLLFAAQIAVSIIVYTQRATLATKVATYAAELIRGYPAQGPPGDPHESWDAVQQQVRPTPKEPQSYSTATTLTPLPHPQLSCCGWKRPQDWDYHDDTTTDWDRNRAIACSCLRAPNSTQKNPWMLPHGRCPMAAPEDIFPRLSPQGCKESVQTWLAGNLVTIVGVCIGIGLGELSLLMLSMFLVRNLDSNYEKLLRGL